Proteins found in one Pectobacterium atrosepticum genomic segment:
- a CDS encoding L-serine ammonia-lyase — translation MISVFDMFKIGIGPSSSHTVGPMKAGKQFVDELINQNLLTATTRIAVDVYGSLSLTGKGHHTDIAIIMGLAGNMPDTVDIDAIPGFIRDVEQRQRLLLANGQHEVDFPREGGMVFRSENLPLHENGMTITAFASNKEIYSKTYYSIGGGFIVDAENFGKDATTDVSVPYTFNSAKEILDHCKQSGLSLSGMVMRNELALHSRQDIDAYFADIWQTMRACIDRGINTEGVLPGPLRVPRRASALRRILVSSDKLSNDPMNVVDWVNMFALAVNEENAAGGRVVTAPTNGACGIVPAVLAYYDHFIEPVSPTIYIRYFLAAGAVGILYKMNASISGAEVGCQGEVGVACSMAAAGLAELMGASPEQVCVAAEIGMEHNLGLTCDPVAGQVQVPCIERNAIASVKAINAARMAIRRTSEARVSLDKVIETMYETGKDMNAKYRETSRGGLAIKVQCD, via the coding sequence GTGATAAGCGTTTTCGACATGTTTAAGATCGGTATTGGCCCCTCTAGCTCTCATACGGTTGGACCGATGAAAGCCGGTAAGCAATTTGTCGATGAATTGATCAATCAGAATTTACTGACTGCGACCACGCGTATTGCCGTCGATGTTTATGGCTCTCTGTCGCTGACGGGTAAAGGCCACCATACGGATATCGCTATCATCATGGGTCTGGCGGGCAACATGCCGGATACCGTTGATATTGATGCGATTCCCGGATTTATCCGTGATGTTGAGCAACGCCAACGCCTGCTGCTGGCTAACGGGCAGCATGAGGTCGATTTCCCACGCGAAGGCGGCATGGTTTTCCGCAGCGAGAATCTGCCACTGCACGAAAACGGCATGACGATCACCGCCTTTGCCAGCAATAAAGAAATTTATAGTAAAACCTATTACTCCATCGGCGGTGGCTTCATCGTTGATGCAGAGAATTTTGGCAAAGATGCCACTACCGATGTCTCCGTTCCCTATACATTCAATTCCGCCAAAGAGATATTGGATCACTGCAAGCAGAGTGGTCTGTCACTTTCCGGGATGGTCATGCGGAACGAGCTGGCGCTACACAGTCGTCAGGATATTGACGCCTATTTTGCTGATATCTGGCAGACGATGCGTGCCTGTATCGATCGCGGTATAAATACCGAAGGCGTTTTGCCCGGCCCGCTGCGCGTTCCACGCCGTGCCTCTGCGCTGCGTCGTATACTGGTGTCTTCCGATAAGCTGTCCAACGACCCGATGAACGTAGTGGACTGGGTTAATATGTTCGCGCTAGCGGTAAATGAAGAAAACGCCGCTGGGGGCCGAGTGGTGACGGCACCAACAAACGGCGCGTGCGGCATCGTCCCAGCTGTCCTCGCCTATTATGATCACTTCATCGAGCCGGTTAGTCCGACCATTTATATTCGTTATTTCCTCGCCGCGGGCGCAGTGGGCATTCTGTATAAAATGAACGCCTCCATCTCCGGTGCCGAAGTGGGCTGTCAGGGTGAAGTGGGCGTAGCCTGCTCCATGGCAGCAGCGGGACTGGCAGAGCTAATGGGTGCTAGCCCGGAACAAGTTTGCGTCGCCGCCGAGATCGGTATGGAACACAATCTGGGCTTAACCTGCGATCCGGTTGCGGGTCAAGTACAGGTTCCGTGTATTGAACGTAACGCGATTGCTTCCGTTAAGGCAATTAATGCTGCTAGGATGGCCATCCGCCGTACCAGTGAAGCACGCGTATCGCTGGATAAGGTGATTGAAACCATGTATGAGACAGGTAAAGACATGAATGCCAAATACCGTGAAACCTCACGGGGCGGATTGGCGATCAAAGTGCAGTGTGATTAA
- a CDS encoding CoA pyrophosphatase — protein MSEIALPPTAFALNDFITRFQLQLPPSLRPVHQQRQAAVLVPIICHPTPTLLLTRRSADLRKHAGQVAFPGGAADKTDRSIIETALREAQEEVAIPPENVQVLGVLPPLDSVSGFQVTPVVGLIAAQTRFHPNEDEVAELFEMPLDEAFALTRYYPLDIERKQQRHRVYLSWYQQQFVWGLTAAIIHQLALQISDRP, from the coding sequence ATGAGTGAGATCGCCTTGCCGCCAACGGCGTTTGCGCTGAACGACTTTATTACGCGCTTTCAGTTACAGCTTCCACCGTCGCTACGGCCGGTTCATCAACAACGTCAGGCTGCGGTTCTGGTGCCGATTATTTGTCATCCTACGCCCACGCTATTATTGACCCGACGTTCTGCCGATCTCCGTAAGCATGCCGGACAAGTCGCGTTCCCCGGCGGCGCGGCAGACAAAACGGATCGTTCAATCATAGAAACGGCGCTGCGTGAAGCGCAGGAGGAAGTGGCTATCCCACCGGAGAATGTACAGGTGTTGGGCGTGCTACCGCCGTTGGATAGCGTTAGCGGCTTTCAAGTCACGCCCGTCGTCGGGCTGATCGCCGCACAGACACGCTTTCACCCCAATGAAGATGAAGTCGCCGAACTGTTTGAAATGCCGCTGGATGAGGCTTTCGCATTGACGCGCTATTATCCGCTGGATATTGAGCGTAAACAGCAACGGCACCGGGTTTATCTCTCCTGGTATCAGCAGCAGTTTGTCTGGGGACTGACTGCCGCCATCATCCACCAGCTTGCTTTACAGATTTCCGACAGGCCCTAA
- a CDS encoding RidA family protein, protein MAITRINPEARWSDAVIHNNTLYYTSVPENLDDDAQSQTENALSTIDAVLKQAGTDKSTLLDVTIFLADADDFAAMNAAWDAWVVAGSAPVRCTVQAKLMHPKFKVEIKAIAAV, encoded by the coding sequence ATGGCGATCACACGCATTAATCCTGAAGCACGCTGGTCAGACGCTGTCATCCACAACAACACGCTCTATTACACCAGCGTGCCGGAGAATTTGGATGACGACGCTCAATCGCAGACGGAAAACGCGCTGAGCACGATAGATGCAGTCCTAAAACAGGCGGGAACGGATAAGAGCACGCTGCTGGACGTGACGATTTTTCTCGCCGACGCCGATGATTTTGCTGCGATGAACGCCGCGTGGGATGCTTGGGTCGTGGCTGGCAGCGCGCCCGTACGCTGTACCGTGCAGGCGAAGTTGATGCATCCGAAATTTAAAGTCGAAATAAAAGCAATAGCGGCGGTATAA
- a CDS encoding YoaH family protein, protein MIAGMPALTHKQQQDAVERIQELMSEGMSSGQAIALVAAEIRENHTGGNVAMMFDDDDMINDSDDEYHFDDGEEEEEQ, encoded by the coding sequence ATGATTGCAGGTATGCCCGCGCTGACACACAAACAGCAGCAAGATGCCGTAGAGCGCATTCAGGAGTTGATGTCTGAGGGCATGAGCAGTGGACAGGCTATCGCGCTCGTCGCGGCGGAAATTCGCGAAAACCATACGGGTGGCAACGTCGCGATGATGTTTGACGATGACGACATGATTAATGACAGCGATGATGAATATCATTTTGACGATGGTGAGGAAGAGGAAGAGCAGTAA
- a CDS encoding ATP-dependent DNA helicase — MTNDRVIDDFANDGALAKAITGFKPREPQRQMAQAVMRAIDDKTALVVEAGTGTGKTYAYLAPALRSDKKVIISTGSKALQDQLYSRDLPTIAQALKYKGKLALLKGRSNYLCLERLEQQSLGGGDLPGETLSELVRLRGWSSETTEGDVTTCAGVAEDSAIWPLVTSTNDNCLGSDCPHYKECFVVKARRKAMDADIVVVNHHLYLADMVVKETGFAELIPESDVVIFDEAHQIPDIASQYFGQQLSSRQLLDLAKDIIIAYRTEVRDASQLQKSADRLTQSTQDFRLALGDPGFRGNLRDVLEQPSLQRALLLLDDALELCYDVAKLSLGRSALLDIAFERATLYRNRLKRLKEVQQPGYSYWYECNSRHFVLALTPLSVADRFRELIKEKPAAWVFTSATLSVNDQLFHFTDRLGLDNAKTLLLPSPFDYANQALLCVPRNLPETNRPGAAKKLAAMLRPLIEANQGRCFMLCTSNQMMRDLAAEFRATLTLPVLLQGETGKAQLLSQFVSAGNALLVATSSFWEGVDVRGDTLSCVIIDKLPFTSPDDPLLKARIEDCRLRGGEPFDDVQVPDAVITLKQGVGRLIRDVDDRGVIVICDNRLVMRPYGAVFLNSLPPTPRTRDIQQAITFLTRNT; from the coding sequence GTGACGAACGATCGGGTAATCGATGATTTTGCTAATGACGGCGCGCTGGCGAAAGCGATCACGGGCTTCAAGCCTCGTGAACCACAGCGGCAGATGGCGCAGGCCGTCATGCGGGCCATTGACGACAAAACGGCGCTGGTGGTGGAAGCAGGAACCGGAACGGGTAAAACCTATGCTTACCTTGCGCCTGCTTTGCGTTCAGATAAAAAAGTCATCATTTCAACTGGGTCGAAAGCGCTACAGGATCAGCTCTATAGTCGTGACTTACCGACGATTGCGCAGGCGTTGAAGTACAAAGGCAAATTAGCGCTGTTGAAAGGCCGCTCGAACTATCTCTGTCTGGAACGGCTTGAACAGCAGTCGCTAGGAGGCGGTGATTTGCCCGGTGAAACGCTGAGCGAACTGGTCAGGCTGCGCGGCTGGTCGTCGGAAACAACGGAAGGCGATGTCACGACCTGTGCAGGCGTGGCCGAAGATAGCGCGATCTGGCCATTAGTGACCAGCACCAACGATAACTGTCTGGGCAGCGACTGTCCGCATTATAAAGAATGCTTCGTAGTGAAGGCGCGGCGCAAAGCGATGGATGCCGATATCGTGGTGGTCAATCATCATCTTTATCTGGCGGACATGGTGGTGAAGGAGACGGGGTTCGCCGAGCTGATCCCGGAAAGTGATGTCGTTATTTTCGATGAAGCCCACCAGATTCCCGATATCGCCAGCCAATATTTTGGCCAACAGCTTTCCAGCCGCCAACTGCTGGATTTGGCAAAAGATATCATCATTGCCTACCGCACCGAAGTACGTGATGCCTCTCAACTACAAAAAAGTGCCGATCGTCTGACGCAGAGTACGCAGGACTTCCGGCTGGCGCTGGGCGACCCGGGGTTTCGCGGCAATCTCCGCGATGTGCTTGAACAGCCGTCGCTTCAACGTGCGCTGCTGCTGCTGGATGATGCTCTGGAGCTGTGTTACGACGTCGCGAAACTGTCACTCGGCCGTTCTGCGCTGCTGGATATTGCCTTTGAACGTGCAACACTTTATCGCAACCGGCTGAAACGACTGAAAGAGGTTCAACAGCCGGGCTACAGCTACTGGTACGAATGCAATTCGCGTCATTTCGTATTGGCACTGACGCCATTGTCCGTCGCCGATCGCTTTCGCGAACTGATCAAGGAGAAGCCCGCGGCCTGGGTGTTTACCTCCGCAACGCTGTCTGTTAACGATCAACTCTTCCACTTCACCGATAGGCTGGGGTTGGATAACGCAAAGACGCTCCTCTTGCCGAGCCCGTTTGACTATGCCAATCAGGCACTGCTCTGCGTCCCTCGTAACCTGCCGGAAACTAATCGTCCCGGTGCGGCGAAAAAGCTGGCGGCGATGCTGCGACCGTTGATTGAAGCGAATCAGGGACGCTGTTTTATGCTGTGTACCTCGAATCAGATGATGCGCGATTTAGCTGCAGAGTTCCGCGCCACGCTGACGCTACCGGTGCTGTTACAAGGGGAAACCGGCAAGGCGCAACTGTTGTCACAGTTTGTCTCGGCGGGTAATGCCTTGCTGGTGGCGACCAGCAGCTTCTGGGAAGGCGTGGATGTGCGCGGTGATACGCTCTCCTGCGTCATTATCGATAAACTGCCGTTTACCTCACCGGACGATCCGCTGCTGAAGGCACGCATTGAGGATTGTCGTCTGCGCGGCGGTGAGCCGTTCGACGATGTGCAGGTTCCCGATGCGGTGATTACCCTGAAACAAGGCGTGGGTCGCCTCATTCGTGATGTCGACGATCGCGGTGTGATTGTGATTTGCGATAATCGACTGGTGATGCGTCCGTACGGTGCCGTGTTCCTTAACAGCTTGCCGCCGACACCGCGTACCCGCGATATTCAGCAAGCGATTACTTTCCTGACGCGTAACACCTAA
- a CDS encoding LysR family transcriptional regulator — MDKLQAMTTFVAVVKAGSFVKAMESTGFSKPAVSRQVIELEKFLGVRLLHRTTRRISLTSEGETYYQRCKEVLSVIEEAENQVCARANQAHGRLRIGVPQDFGVLQLTPLWAQFMDRNPKVELDIVLSDRNVDPVEEGYDLVVRIGNLPDSTLVSSLLATTRLILCASPEYLRLRGTPTHPTDLDKHVVIAYSYNASGNEWLFCKEKREQVKVSTHPRLNVNSGATCRLLAIESQGIILQPDFLVHSDIIKGKLVEIIPEWQAQTLEIHALYPTRILLPLKVQLLRDFLSDSLRPKPWLSPAYDPWEKLLTGN, encoded by the coding sequence ATGGATAAATTGCAGGCGATGACGACCTTTGTTGCGGTAGTTAAGGCAGGAAGTTTTGTCAAAGCGATGGAAAGTACCGGGTTTTCTAAACCGGCAGTGTCACGACAAGTTATTGAACTTGAAAAGTTTTTGGGTGTGAGGTTACTCCACCGCACCACTCGACGCATTTCTTTGACGAGTGAAGGCGAGACTTATTACCAGCGCTGTAAAGAGGTGTTATCGGTTATCGAGGAGGCTGAAAATCAAGTTTGTGCACGCGCCAATCAAGCTCATGGGCGTTTGCGAATCGGTGTACCGCAGGATTTCGGTGTACTTCAATTGACTCCACTATGGGCACAGTTTATGGATAGAAACCCGAAAGTTGAGCTTGATATTGTTCTTTCTGATCGTAACGTCGATCCAGTGGAAGAAGGCTACGATTTAGTGGTTCGCATCGGCAATTTACCTGATTCAACGCTGGTATCCTCTCTGTTGGCAACAACGCGTCTGATATTGTGCGCCTCACCCGAATACCTTCGCTTACGGGGGACACCAACACACCCGACAGACTTAGATAAACATGTAGTCATTGCTTATAGTTATAACGCCAGTGGCAACGAATGGTTATTCTGCAAGGAAAAAAGAGAACAGGTAAAGGTTAGCACCCATCCGCGTCTCAATGTTAATAGCGGCGCAACATGCCGACTTCTCGCGATTGAAAGCCAAGGGATAATCTTGCAACCAGATTTTCTGGTACACAGTGATATTATAAAAGGGAAATTAGTCGAAATTATCCCAGAATGGCAAGCGCAAACACTGGAAATACATGCCCTTTACCCCACACGCATCCTATTGCCCCTTAAAGTGCAACTTTTACGTGACTTTCTATCTGATTCTTTACGTCCCAAGCCATGGTTATCGCCCGCTTATGACCCGTGGGAAAAATTGTTAACAGGAAACTGA
- the pabB gene encoding aminodeoxychorismate synthase component 1 translates to MTAANTTHVTHTRDSANDSATATGSAVLYHALPYYPNVLFDRFAPFSQQPWAMLLHSGFADHPHNRFDVMVADPRVTLCTRGGKTEITSDGVTNTVESDPFTLLQQQLDALALPTETHLDFPFQGGALGLFGYDLGRQIETLPTQAEQDIDLPDMAIGLYDWALIADHHRQTLTLIVHHSLQARLDWLANPPVNTTKVGFNLTSDWQPNMSRDAYGEKFCKIQDYLLAGDCYQVNLAQRFSAAYAGDEWQAFVQLSAGNKAPFSAFLRLPENTVISVSPERFLWLENNHIQTRPIKGTLPRLADPDADKQQAVRLASSEKDRSENLMIVDLLRNDIGRVAVPGSVRVPELFVVEPFPAVHHLVSTIEAQLPEDCPATTLLRACFPGGSITGAPKIRAMQIIEELEPQRRNAYCGSLGYISLCGTMDTNITIRTLLTEHGRIYCWAGGGIVADSQEQAEYQETFDKVGRILPLLEDSQITQVPSK, encoded by the coding sequence ATGACTGCCGCCAATACGACTCACGTCACTCATACAAGAGATTCTGCAAACGATTCGGCCACCGCGACAGGCTCCGCCGTTCTCTATCACGCGCTGCCTTACTACCCGAACGTATTGTTCGATCGCTTTGCGCCCTTTTCTCAACAGCCGTGGGCTATGTTGCTGCATTCGGGGTTTGCCGATCATCCGCACAATCGCTTCGATGTCATGGTCGCTGACCCGCGAGTCACGCTATGCACGCGGGGGGGCAAGACGGAAATCACAAGTGACGGCGTAACGAATACAGTAGAGAGCGATCCATTTACTCTGCTGCAGCAACAGTTGGATGCATTGGCGCTACCCACCGAAACCCACCTTGATTTCCCTTTTCAGGGGGGCGCACTTGGCCTGTTCGGCTACGATTTGGGGCGTCAGATTGAAACGTTGCCCACACAGGCAGAACAGGATATCGACCTGCCAGACATGGCGATTGGATTATACGACTGGGCGCTGATTGCCGATCATCACCGGCAAACACTAACGCTGATCGTACATCATTCTCTTCAGGCGCGACTTGACTGGTTAGCCAACCCGCCCGTTAACACGACGAAAGTCGGTTTCAACCTCACCAGCGACTGGCAACCGAATATGTCACGCGACGCATACGGTGAAAAATTCTGCAAAATACAGGACTATCTTCTGGCGGGCGATTGCTATCAGGTCAATCTGGCGCAGCGTTTTTCTGCCGCTTATGCGGGCGATGAATGGCAGGCGTTTGTACAACTGTCCGCAGGAAATAAAGCGCCCTTTTCTGCCTTCCTGCGCCTGCCGGAAAATACGGTAATCAGCGTGTCGCCGGAACGCTTTCTCTGGCTGGAAAACAATCACATTCAAACGCGCCCGATTAAAGGGACATTACCGCGCCTCGCAGACCCGGATGCTGATAAACAGCAGGCAGTACGGCTCGCAAGTTCCGAGAAAGATCGCTCTGAAAACCTGATGATTGTCGATCTACTGCGCAACGATATTGGCCGCGTCGCGGTTCCGGGCAGCGTTCGTGTACCTGAGTTGTTCGTCGTCGAACCTTTTCCCGCGGTACATCATCTAGTCAGTACGATTGAAGCACAGCTACCGGAAGATTGCCCTGCCACCACACTGCTACGCGCCTGTTTCCCCGGAGGATCGATTACCGGCGCACCAAAAATCCGTGCTATGCAGATTATTGAAGAACTAGAGCCTCAGCGCCGCAATGCTTACTGCGGCAGCCTCGGTTACATTAGCCTGTGTGGAACCATGGACACTAACATCACCATCAGGACGTTATTAACCGAACACGGCAGAATTTACTGCTGGGCGGGTGGCGGCATCGTCGCCGATAGCCAGGAACAGGCTGAATATCAGGAAACGTTTGATAAAGTGGGCCGCATTCTCCCCCTACTGGAGGATTCCCAAATAACTCAGGTACCGAGTAAATGA